The following nucleotide sequence is from Paenibacillus andongensis.
GATCGAGATTTCTGCTTCGATACTTTTTGAGTAAGACTTAGCATTAGAAGTGCATTTTTGAAATAAACCGCTTCCCACTATAAGAGGACTCTGCGATATAATTCGCGGGGTCCTCGCTTTTATGATGTTATCAATCAATTTCTCCTTTGTTATTAAGCTACCCTGCCAGCTAGATTAATAAAATGAGCAGGCCACCGCAGTGCCTGCTCATCTAATGTGTGTTATTCAACTATCGTATCCGTTAGTTCAATCCTCTATTCTATGATATTTAGTGCTTTTTGTATTTTTTCTCCGTATTTCGTTTCGGTCAACTTAGGGGTTCGACTTGTTGAGTTAACATTGCTGTAATAAAGAACTAAATAATTACCTGACTGATAAACGATTGGTGCGTGGGAACTGAGAAGCTGTATTTTCTCTTCGAAATGTTTATTTCCAAGGTCTCGTTTTTCTTTCGAGCCAAAATCATAAACCCTTATGAATTCGTTGTTAACCAGTTCATAGCTAATAGGTTGAATGCCATCAAGATGAGTTTCGACAGTTGATTCTATTTGACTAATGTTATGTTCGATGGACTTCACGGCTTCATTTACGGAAGTATACTTTTGTTGAGATGAACATGCACTCAGCAAAAACATGCTTAAAACCGCAACGAAAATAAATTTTCTCATGAAATTACCCCTTTTCTTATTAACTAATTAACTACTAAACATTAGACGTTCAGCATTCACAAAAGTTCCAACATTTTACATAATTTCCATCTTGGTTATTCCACTCTACTGCCCGTCCCTCTTAATCCGCAGGACTGAACATTAGTGGTCTGTGGGAATGAGATGAGGTTCTTTTCGCCCACGAAAAAATAAGATTAAATTGTTCTACCCTTATTTTTTAAGGCGGCAGCCGTCCTTTTTAAGTTGTCGTCGGAATAAACAGCAAAAAAACCTCTGATACAACACCCTGCCAGAGGTTTTTTAAATAGATTATGGAACCGCAACCTATTGCCACCGTATCCTTAAAAAATGGCGCATTTATTACTCCCTCATAAATCCTTTCTTTCAAAGGAAAACGTCGGCTTTGATTTGTTATTTTCAAAACCGCCGATTGGTC
It contains:
- a CDS encoding membrane lipoprotein lipid attachment site-containing protein; the encoded protein is MRKFIFVAVLSMFLLSACSSQQKYTSVNEAVKSIEHNISQIESTVETHLDGIQPISYELVNNEFIRVYDFGSKEKRDLGNKHFEEKIQLLSSHAPIVYQSGNYLVLYYSNVNSTSRTPKLTETKYGEKIQKALNIIE